The following coding sequences lie in one Apium graveolens cultivar Ventura chromosome 3, ASM990537v1, whole genome shotgun sequence genomic window:
- the LOC141714229 gene encoding uncharacterized protein LOC141714229: MGESDQTSGNSSMSTPSSNRLTSSQLATETNLVPITSHKLNGHNYLQWSQISGRGKDEYLTGDIHKPDSKDAEYRTWRAENNLVMSWLISSMTTEIGEKILLYTTTKDIWEAAKETFSSSENTSELFQVESTLQDLRQGENTVTIYFITLTRYWQQLDLFEIHEWKCVEDRAYFKKIVETKRVFKFLMGLDKSLDEVRDRILGTKPLPNLRGVFSEVRREESRKRVMLGHQASSIPEIPAFTTIKDAHLDSGAFVVRSNSQNYNENRSRKGRPWCDHCRRPGHLKET, from the coding sequence ATGGGTGAATCCGATCAAACCTCCGGGAATTCATCTATGTCTACTCCCTCTTCTAACAGGCTCACATCCTCTCAACTTGCCACAGAAACGAACCTCGTCCCAATCACCTCTCACAAACTAAATGGCCATAACTACCTGCAATGGTCTCAGATAAGCGGACGAGGCAAAGATGAATATCTTACTGGTGATATACATAAACCAGATTCAAAGGATGCTGAATACAGAACCTGGAGGGCAGAAAACAACCTGGTTATGTCCTGGTTAATTAGTTCCATGACAACTGAGATTGGAGAAAAAATTTTGTTGTACACCACAACAAAAGATATATGGGAAGCAGCAAAAGAAACATTCTCAAGCAGCGAAAACACATCAGAGCTTTTTCAGGTGGAGAGTACTCTTCAAGATCTTCGTCAAGGAGAAAACACGGTGACGATCTATTTTATAACTCTTACTCGTTACTGGCAACAACTAGACTTATTTGAGATCCATGAATGGAAGTGTGTTGAAGATCGTGCATATTTTAAGAAGATCGTAGAGACCAAACGGGTCTTCAAATTTTTGATGGGGCTTGACAAATCCCTCGATGAAGTAAGGGATAGAATTCTTGGTACTAAGCCTCTACCAAATCTGCGGGGTGTTTTTTCAGAAGTGCGTAGAGAAGAGAGCCGCAAGCGGGTTATGTTGGGCCATCAAGCTTCTTCGATTCCTGAAATCCCAGCTTTTACAACAATCAAGGATGCTCATCTAGATTCAGGTGCTTTTGTTGTTCGGAGTAATTCTCAGAACTACAATGAGAATAGGAGCAGAAAAGGTCGCCCTTGGTGTGATCACTGTCGAAGACCAGGACATTTAAAGGAAACATGA
- the LOC141712295 gene encoding putative E3 ubiquitin-protein ligase ARI7: MDFDYDDVNFIDESISDDDQNKRKFKILKESDIQKIQEDNIASVSSLISVSTTSACILLYHFKWNVESLTETWFSDEERVRKKVGLVNKISIGDSLEFTCGICFDVFPATDKITSSCDHMYCSTCLGTYISTSIDEGPGCLSLRCPDPSCKAAVGIDMVHLLVPDDYRKKFHQFMVRSYVDQGINNVKWCPAPGCDAAIEYKGDDDDGESASSEVVCSCSYRFCWRCIEEDHRPIDCDTVVKWIQKNKCEAQNVDWILAYTKPCPKCNRAIEKNMGCMHMTCNRSCGHQFCWTCMGPWSNSHRCNNYKSEESSETKNAEDKRRQNAKASLERYTHYFERWDANHKSRMKAQSDLKRMQEKNLNILSERFALTELRSKFVPEAWQQIIECRRTLKWSYAYGYFIPEHERAKLALFEYLQGQAEAGLERLHQCVEKELMEWLENYDATADQFDVFRVKLVDLTSVTRNYFANLITALENDLCESEHGGQAKRKHRKEEEKRPGKKQKVAVKP; this comes from the coding sequence ATGGATTTTGATTATGATGATGTTAACTTTATTGATGAGTCCATTTCAGATGATGATCAGAATAAgagaaaattcaaaattttaaaggAAAGTGATATACAAAAAATTCAAGAAGATAACATAGCAAGTGTAAGTTCTTTAATTTCAGTGTCTACAACTTCTGCATGCATTCTTTTGTACCATTTTAAGTGGAATGTTGAGTCTTTGACGGAGACATGGTTTTCTGATGAAGAAAGAGTTAGAAAGAAAGTTGGGTTAGTAAACAAAATTTCTATTGGTGATTCTCTAGAGTTTACTTGTGGAATTTGCTTTGATGTGTTTCCCGCTACTGATAAGATAACTAGTTCATGTGATCATATGTACTGTAGTACTTGTTTGGGTACTTACATTAGCACTTCGATCGATGAGGGACCTGGATGCCTATCGTTGAGGTGTCCAGATCCTTCGTGTAAGGCTGCAGTTGGTATAGATATGGTTCATTTGTTAGTTCCTGATGACTACAGGAAAAAGTTTCATCAATTTATGGTTAGATCCTATGTTGATCAAGGAATTAATAATGTCAAATGGTGTCCTGCCCCGGGTTGTGATGCTGCGATCGAATACAAGGGGGATGATGATGATGGTGAAAGTGCAAGCTCTGAAGTTGTTTGTAGTTGTTCTTATAGGTTTTGTTGGAGGTGTATTGAGGAAGATCATCGGCCAATTGATTGTGATACTGTTGTTAAATGGATACAGAAAAATAAGTGTGAGGCGCAGAATGTGGACTGGATTCTTGCTTATACCAAGCCTTGTCCCAAATGCAATCGAGCGATTGAGAAAAACATGGGTTGTATGCACATGACATGTAATAGGTCGTGTGGGCATCAGTTTTGTTGGACATGTATGGGTCCATGGTCAAATTCCCATCGTTGCAATAACTACAAGTCGGAGGAGAGTAGTGAAACTAAAAATGCAGAGGACAAGCGGAGACAGAATGCTAAAGCATCATTGGAGAGATACACTCATTATTTCGAAAGGTGGGATGCAAATCACAAGTCAAGAATGAAAGCACAATCTGATTTAAAGCGAATGCAAGAGAAGAATCTTAATATTCTTTCTGAAAGATTTGCTTTGACAGAGCTCCGATCAAAATTTGTACCAGAAGCTTGGCAACAGATAATTGAATGTAGGCGCACGTTGAAATGGAGCTATGCATATGGGTATTTCATACCAGAGCATGAACGTGCAAAGTTAGCATTGTTTGAGTATTTGCAAGGTCAAGCTGAGGCCGGACTAGAGAGACTTCATCAATGTGTGGAAAAGGAACTCATGGAATGGCTGGAGAATTACGATGCTACTGCAGATCAATTTGATGTTTTTCGAGTGAAGCTGGTGGACCTTACAAGTGTGACTAGAAATTACTTTGCAAATCTAATTACAGCATTGGAAAATGATTTATGTGAAAGTGAACATGGAGGTCAAGCGAAAAGAAAACACAGAAAAGAAGAGGAGAAAAGGCCGGGTAAGAAACAAAAAGTAGCAGTTAAGCCATAG
- the LOC141710721 gene encoding putative E3 ubiquitin-protein ligase ARI8, which yields MQMDSDSDANFYDDSVSDNDVDSYDDLASDDVDFHDDSICDEDRKMKNYKILTLTDIRKIQKKDVAILCSLLSVPRTCARILLYHYKWNVDSLMEAWFADEERVRNKVGLLQRGLNTTIGSSAKFTCAICFDRFRARYQIKIGFCDHLYCRACLGTYIRTAIDDGPGCLSLRCPDPSCNAAIGEDVVNLLVKSTKYRKKFRKFFVRSYVEGNSNVKWCPGPDCDAAIEYNGDGECGSYEVVCGCSFKFCWKCIEDGHRPVDCDTVARWILKNKAEASNVEWILAYTKPCPKCKRPIKKGPGCMHMTCNKSCKHQFCWTCLGPWSMSHHCNTYKAEKNDETRTEARRRQNAKASLQRYTHYYERWDANHKSRMKAQSDLKKMQEENLNIHCEKFAVTRLQLTFVIEAWQQIIECRRTLKWSYAYGYFIPEDERAKTRLFEYLQGEAEAGLERLHQCAEKELFKVLKDVNATADEFDIFRVKLVELTNVTRNYFANLVTALENNLCESENRGKPTEKIRKIKEKKLHSKKQKAKRRRNG from the coding sequence ATGCAGATGGATTCCGACAGCGATGCTAACTTTTACGATGACTCAGTTTCAGATAATGATGTGGACTCCTATGATGACTTAGCTTCAGATGATGTCGACTTTCATGATGACTCAATATGTGACGAGGACCGGAAGATGAAAAACTACAAGATCTTGACTCTAACTGATATACGAAAAATTCAAAAAAAAGATGTCGCAATTTTATGTTCTTTACTTTCGGTGCCTAGAACTTGTGCACGCATTCTTCTGTACCATTACAAGTGGAATGTAGATTCTTTGATGGAGGCATGGTTTGCTGATGAAGAAAGGGTTAGAAACAAAGTTGGTTTACTACAAAGAGGTTTAAATACTACCATTGGTAGTTCTGCAAAGTTTACTTGTGCAATTTGCTTTGATAGGTTTCGTGCTCGTTATCAGATAAAAATCGGTTTCTGTGACCATTTGTATTGTAGGGCATGTTTAGGTACTTACATTAGAACTGCAATAGATGATGGACCTGGATGCCTGTCATTGAGGTGTCCAGATCCATCGTGTAATGCTGCAATTGGGGAAGATGTGGTAAATTTGTTGgtaaaatctactaaatataGGAAAAAGTTCCGGAAATTTTTTGTTAGATCTTATGTTGAAGGAAATAGTAATGTCAAATGGTGTCCTGGCCCGGATTGTGATGCTGCTATTGAATATAATGGTGATGGTGAATGTGGAAGCTATGAAGTCGTTTGTGGTTGTTCGTTTAAGTTTTGTTGGAAGTGTATCGAGGATGGTCATCGGCCAGTTGACTGTGACACGGTTGCCAGATGGATACTGAAAAATAAGGCTGAGGCATCGAATGTGGAATGGATACTTGCTTATACTAAGCCTTGTCCTAAATGCAAACGACCGATCAAGAAAGGCCCCGGTTGTATGCACATGACATGTAATAAGTCGTGTAAGCATCAGTTTTGTTGGACATGTCTGGGTCCATGGTCGATGTCTCATCATTGCAATACCTACAAGGCGGAGAAGAATGATGAAACTAGAACAGAGGCCAGGCGGAGACAGAATGCTAAAGCATCATTGCAGAGATACACTCATTATTACGAAAGGTGGGATGCAAATCACAAGTCAAGAATGAAAGCACAATCTGATTTAAAAAAAATGCAAGAGGAGAATCTTAATATTCATTGTGAAAAATTTGCAGTAACCAGGCTCCAATTAACATTTGTTATAGAAGCCTGGCAACAGATAATTGAATGTAGGCGCACGTTGAAATGGAGCTATGCATATGGGTATTTTATTCCAGAGGATGAACGTGCAAAGACAAGATTGTTTGAGTACTTGCAAGGTGAAGCCGAGGCTGGATTGGAGAGGCTTCATCAATGTGCGGAAAAGGAACTCTTTAAGGTTTTGAAGGATGTTAATGCTACTGCAGATGAATTTGATATTTTTCGGGTGAAGCTGGTGGAACTAACAAATGTGACTAGAAATTACTTTGCAAATCTGGTTACAGCACTGGAGAACAATCTATGTGAAAGTGAAAATAGAGGTAAGCCTACAGAAAAAATCAGGAAAATAAAGGAGAAGAAACTGCATTCTAAGAAACAAAAGGCGAAAAGGAGGAGAAATGGATAA